Within Flavobacterium pisciphilum, the genomic segment GATAAATAGTTACATCTTTAAGAGACAGTACGGTTTGTGACATGATAAAATTGATTTGAATGGTAAAAGTAATAAGTTAACGGCTGTATTCAAAATAAATTTTCCTCATTTAGGGAAATAGTCCTTTTTATGTGGTTATTTAAGACAATAAGTGTGTGGTTGTTGGGATTGATAAGTGTGTTAAAACACATTAGTTGCATTTTTAATTATAATAAATACTAAAACCATTTCGTTATACCCAGTAGAAAATGATACATTTGAAAATTAAATTAAAATCACAATGCGCAAACTTTCACGGTTAATTTTTATACTAGTTTTTCTTTTATCGATTAAGGTTTCGGCACAAAAGTCGGCTATTTATACTTACGATTTAAAGGATTTCGACAAAGCGGTTTCTTTATATAATGACAAACAATATACATCGGCTCAGATTATTTTTGAAAAAGTAAAAGAAAAAGAGACGAAAGAAGAAGTAAAGGCCGATTGTGCTTACTACATTGCTAATTGTGCTATAAGAACTAATCAGCCAAATGCTGATGAGCTTATGGAGCGTTTTGTAGAGGACTACCCAATAAGTACTAAACAAAATCAAGCATACATAGAAGTAGCTCATTATTTTTTCGATCAAGCTAATTATCCAAAAGCTTTACAATGGTTTGATCGTGTAGATGAAAGCTATATGAGCAAAAGTGATTTAGATAAATTCAACTTCCAGAAAGGATACAGCTATTTTAATTCTAAAAAGAAAAAAGAAGCTACAACCTATTTTAATAAAGTAGTAAACTCACCAGAATATGGTTCGCAAGCCAAATACTATTTAGGATTTATGGCTTATGAAGGCGATGATTATAAAGAGGCAACTAAATACTTTGATGAAGTTTCAGGCGAAGAAAAATACAAAGAGAAGCTTTCGTATTATCAAGCTGATATGAACTTTAAATTAGGAAATTTTCAAAAAGCAATTGATTTGGGGCAAAAAGCAATGCCGAAATCAAATGAAATCGAAAAATCAGAGCTGAATAAGATTATTGGAGAAAGTTATTTTAATTTAAAAATGTATGATAAATCAATTCCGTATTTAGTACAATATAAAGGTAAAAAAGGGAAGTGGAATAATACTGATTTCTACCAATTAGGATATGCTTATTATCAGCAAAAAGATTATGAAAATGCTATTTCGCAATTCAATAAAATTATTGAGGGAAAAGACTTTGTGGCACAAAATGCTTATTACCATTTAGGTCAGAGTTATTTAAATACAGATAAGAAGCAACAGGCCTTAAATGCATTTAAGAATGCTGCCGAAATGGATTTTGATAAGGCAATTCAAGAAGATGCAAGTTTAAATTATGCTAAGTTGAGTTATGAAATTGGGAATTCATATCAAAATGTACCAGTAGTACTGCTTGATTTCTTAAAGAAATATCCAAATAATTCTAGTAAATCAGAAGTAGAGAGATTATTGATAGATTCTTATATCTCATCTAAAAACTACAGTGAAGCTTTGGTTTTATTAGAAAAGAACAGATCACCAGAGAATAGATTAGCCTATCAAAAAGTGCTTTTTTATAGAGGATTAGAGTTGTATAATGACAATAATTATCAAGAGGCTTATAAAATGTTTGTGAAATCTTTAGGTGAACAAAAAAGTCCTGAGTTTACAGCGCGAGCTACTTTCTGGAAAGGAGAAACAGAGTATCTTAATGATGATTTTAAAAATGCTTTAATCAGTTATAAGCAATTTGCAGGTTTAGCTGCTGCCAAAGCGATTCCAGAGTTTAAAAATGTAAATTATAATATTGCTTATACGTATTTTAAATTAAAAGAATATGATAATGCTGCCAACTCATTTCAGGCACAAATTGATAATTCAAAAGAGGATACTTCAAGATTGCACGATTCTTATTTAAGATTAGCTGATTGTCGATTTGTAACTTCGAAGTATTCATCTGCTATGGAGGCTTATACTAAAGTAATGAGCTTTAGAGGAGTTGATGCAGATTATGCTTATTATCAAAAAGCCATTTGTTATGGTTTTATGAATAAAAATGATAAAAAAATAGAAGAGCTTAATGGGTTTCTTCAGATGTACAAAAAATCAGAATATCGTGATGATGTCATGTTTGAGTTAGCAAATACTTATGCTGCTGTAAAAAAACAAGAACAGGCAATTAAAATGTATGATCAATTGGTTTCGGAATTTAAAAATGGAGCTTTCACAGCAAAAGCTATTTTGCGTGAGGGATTAATTTATTATAATTCAGATAGAGATCAATTGGCTTTGGTTAAATTTAAAAAGGTTGCTGCGGATTTTCCTAGAACTCCAGAGGCGCTTGAAGCAGTTTCTACAGCTAGATTAATTTATGTTGACAACGGAAAAGTAGATGAATATGCTACTTGGGTACGTACTCTAGATTTTGTAGCTGTTACTGATGCTGATTTGGATAATGACACTTTTGAGGGAGCGATAAAACAATTTGAGCAAAATAATAATAAGCAAGCTATTGTAGGTTTGAGTGGTTATGTGAGCAAATTTCCAAAAGGAATACATGCGCTAGAAGCTAACTTTAAATTAGCACAAGCATATACAGCAGAAGGCTCAGAAAGTAAATCGATACCTAATTATCAATATGTAATTGAACAACCTCGAAACGAGTATACTGAACAATCTTTGATGCGTTTGGCTCAGATATTCTTAAAAGCTAAAGATTGTGATAAAGCAATTTCCGTTTTAACTCGTATAGAAAATGAAGGTGATTCGTCTCAGAATAAAACATTTGCACAGGCAAATTTGATGAAATGTTATTATGATAAAAACGATTATAATAACTCAGTTGTATATGCAGAAAAAGTGTTGCAAAACCCTAAGACAGATGAAAATGTAAAAAGTGATGCACAAATTATCGTAGCAAGAGCAGCAATTAAATCTGGTGATGAAGATAAAGCTAAAACAGCTTATGCAAAATTAGCTACAACGTCAAAAGGAGAATTGGCAGCTGAAGCATTATACTATGATGCTTACTTTAAAAATAAAGAAAACAAGTACGACGCTTCAAATGCAACGGTACAAAAACTAGCTAAGAATTATTCGTCATTTAAATATTTCGGAGCAAAAGGATTGGTGTTAATGGCGAAAAATTTCTATGGTTTAAAAGATAGTTATCAGGCAACTTATATTCTAGAGAATGTGATTCAGAATTTTACAGCTTATCCAGATGTGGTTTCGGAGGCAGAAAAAGAATTAAGTGCTATTAAAGTAGAAGAGTCTAAAACCAATTCGTCGATTACAAAATAGAAAATTGAAATATAAAATGTGAGATGTAAAAGTGAAATGGAAAATAATCATGAAGAATATTCACTACATCTTACTTCTTAATTTTTCACGTCTTTCTAAAAATAATAATAAAATATGAAAATCAATTTCCAAAATAAACATATCGCTTTTCTTTTACTGTTAACGTCTCAGTTGGCTTTGGCACAAAAAAAAGATGAAACAAAAAAGAAAGAAGAAACAATTGGTACTGAAGAAGTAAATGTTGTAAAAGCATATTCACCTACAATTTCAGATGCCTTTAAGGTAAAAGAAATTCCATCATTAAATGATGAGGGGAATGCTCCTAAAGAAACCATTAAATATACTATTTTTTCTTTCCCAGTAGCATCAACTTTTACCCCTTCAAAAGGAAATGCTCAAGGTGTAGATAAAGCAAAAAAAGAACATTTGTTTACTAATTATGCGACAGCAGGAGTTGGTAATTACGGTAATTTAAATGCAGAATTATTTGTAGCTCAAGAATTAGGGAACAATGATTATGTAGCGGGAATGTTCAAGCATCAGTCTTCACAAGGGGGGATTAAAGGAATTGATCTTAATGATAAGTTTTATGACACTTCATTGGATGTAATCTATGGAGTGAAAAACAGAGATATGTCTTGGAGTATTGATTTAGGATACCAAAATCAGATTTATAATTGGTATGGTTTGCCAGTTGATTTTGGTTCGACATTAGCTCCACAAGATCGCGGAATGCTAATTAGTAGTATAAGTCCAAAGCATTCGTACAACGGAATTAATCTTGGAGGAAATATTGATTTTAGCGATGGAATCTTCACCAAGGCAAGTATGAAATACAGCCACTTTTCTGATGGATTAAAATCTTCTGAGAATAGGTTTTACATAAAACCATCTTTTAAAGTAGAGATAATGGATCAGTCTATAAATACAGATGTAATTGTAGATTATGTAGGTGGAAGTTTTGAGAATAATTATGAAAAGACAAATTTAGCACCTATAAAATATGGTTTTACTAATTTTGGATTATCGCCAAGTTTTGTAATGCAGCAAGATGATTGGACATTAAATTTAGGAGCTAAATTATTCTACAGTTTGGATAATGAAAATAGTAATAGTAAAATTTTAGTATATCCAAATGTAACTGCTTCTTATAAGGTAGTTGGAGATTTAATGATTTTTTATGCTGGTGCTGAAGGGAACTTGGAGCAAAATACATACATGGATTTTGTTGACCAGAACCCATTTTTATCTCCAACATTAAATATTAATCCAACAGATAAACAATTTGATGTTTTTGCAGGTTTAAAAGGGAAATTAGCAAATAATGTGAGTTATAAAGTTCAGGGATCCTATGTAAATGAAAGAAATAAGGCATTGTTTAAGAGCAATAACTATACAGAAGATATAGCTAATGAAAAATATGCTTTCGGTAATTCATTTCAAGTTGTATACGATGATATGACGACATTGCGTTTCTATGGAGAGTTAAAAGCTGATTTTTCTAAGAATGTTTCTTTTGGAATCAACGGAACTTTTAATAGTTATAGCAATGACTACCAAAGCGAAGCTTGGAATTTACCAACAATGAAATTAAGTACAAGTTTAGACTTTAATGTTACTAAGCAATGGTATGCAGGATTTAATTTGTTCTATGTAGGAGAAAGAAAAGATGAGCAGGTAAATACTAGTTTAGGAATTGAA encodes:
- a CDS encoding tetratricopeptide repeat protein encodes the protein MRKLSRLIFILVFLLSIKVSAQKSAIYTYDLKDFDKAVSLYNDKQYTSAQIIFEKVKEKETKEEVKADCAYYIANCAIRTNQPNADELMERFVEDYPISTKQNQAYIEVAHYFFDQANYPKALQWFDRVDESYMSKSDLDKFNFQKGYSYFNSKKKKEATTYFNKVVNSPEYGSQAKYYLGFMAYEGDDYKEATKYFDEVSGEEKYKEKLSYYQADMNFKLGNFQKAIDLGQKAMPKSNEIEKSELNKIIGESYFNLKMYDKSIPYLVQYKGKKGKWNNTDFYQLGYAYYQQKDYENAISQFNKIIEGKDFVAQNAYYHLGQSYLNTDKKQQALNAFKNAAEMDFDKAIQEDASLNYAKLSYEIGNSYQNVPVVLLDFLKKYPNNSSKSEVERLLIDSYISSKNYSEALVLLEKNRSPENRLAYQKVLFYRGLELYNDNNYQEAYKMFVKSLGEQKSPEFTARATFWKGETEYLNDDFKNALISYKQFAGLAAAKAIPEFKNVNYNIAYTYFKLKEYDNAANSFQAQIDNSKEDTSRLHDSYLRLADCRFVTSKYSSAMEAYTKVMSFRGVDADYAYYQKAICYGFMNKNDKKIEELNGFLQMYKKSEYRDDVMFELANTYAAVKKQEQAIKMYDQLVSEFKNGAFTAKAILREGLIYYNSDRDQLALVKFKKVAADFPRTPEALEAVSTARLIYVDNGKVDEYATWVRTLDFVAVTDADLDNDTFEGAIKQFEQNNNKQAIVGLSGYVSKFPKGIHALEANFKLAQAYTAEGSESKSIPNYQYVIEQPRNEYTEQSLMRLAQIFLKAKDCDKAISVLTRIENEGDSSQNKTFAQANLMKCYYDKNDYNNSVVYAEKVLQNPKTDENVKSDAQIIVARAAIKSGDEDKAKTAYAKLATTSKGELAAEALYYDAYFKNKENKYDASNATVQKLAKNYSSFKYFGAKGLVLMAKNFYGLKDSYQATYILENVIQNFTAYPDVVSEAEKELSAIKVEESKTNSSITK
- a CDS encoding TonB-dependent receptor yields the protein MKINFQNKHIAFLLLLTSQLALAQKKDETKKKEETIGTEEVNVVKAYSPTISDAFKVKEIPSLNDEGNAPKETIKYTIFSFPVASTFTPSKGNAQGVDKAKKEHLFTNYATAGVGNYGNLNAELFVAQELGNNDYVAGMFKHQSSQGGIKGIDLNDKFYDTSLDVIYGVKNRDMSWSIDLGYQNQIYNWYGLPVDFGSTLAPQDRGMLISSISPKHSYNGINLGGNIDFSDGIFTKASMKYSHFSDGLKSSENRFYIKPSFKVEIMDQSINTDVIVDYVGGSFENNYEKTNLAPIKYGFTNFGLSPSFVMQQDDWTLNLGAKLFYSLDNENSNSKILVYPNVTASYKVVGDLMIFYAGAEGNLEQNTYMDFVDQNPFLSPTLNINPTDKQFDVFAGLKGKLANNVSYKVQGSYVNERNKALFKSNNYTEDIANEKYAFGNSFQVVYDDMTTLRFYGELKADFSKNVSFGINGTFNSYSNDYQSEAWNLPTMKLSTSLDFNVTKQWYAGFNLFYVGERKDEQVNTSLGIESSPITLKSYFDLNAHVGYKYSDRLTFYLKANNITNQAYQRWLNYPVQGFQIMAGANYKFDF